The following DNA comes from Seriola aureovittata isolate HTS-2021-v1 ecotype China chromosome 15, ASM2101889v1, whole genome shotgun sequence.
TTTGGAAAtctcaaaataatacaaactttattttttgttgaattaAGTCTTAACAATCAAATTCTTTCAGTCTGGAGAACGTCTTAACAGtagaaatatatacatatataatatcatataatataatataaataaataactaaataaataaataacagtgtgGACTATGAGACTTACTTTGCATTGAGACTTCCCTTCACAATTGGTGTGGTCACTACACTCTTGCTCTTCAGTGGTTGGTTTAGGACCGAGAGGGGCACAGTGATCCGTGCAGGTAACTTCCCCTACAGTGTGGTCAAAGAAGATGATCGTTCTTGAGTCATGCGACTTTCAGAAGGTGTAGTTAAATACTGTGACACGGCTGTCACTCAATATGTTTCAGAGAAGCCATTAAAGTTAAAAATCCCCATTATTGAGAATGCGCTTAGACACATCAATCAGTACTGCAAATGACTACAAATGAGTCCAATGAATTTACTAAGTGGAAGTACACTTGAGGATCGATTTACTGTATTCCTCGTCAATGAATTTCAATTCTCTCTGGAGGAAATGTGATTCAATAAATCAACTATTCAGAGAAGCATTTGTGAGGACGTATCCAGTTATTTTAAGTCAAAGTTCCCATTCAAACCTAATAGCTCAGCTTCCTAATTCAGATTGTATCTATAGCCAGTTGTAATTAACACCTGGCATTCCAACTGCTATTCAAATGACCACAAATAAACTAATTTCATTTCCCCTTTTCTTTGGAAACCTGTGTTTGCTGATGAGCAGgggaaaaaccaaaacagatttATGCTCCTCTCTGTTTATCTGGTATCTCACCTcagataaaatcaaaaacatatcTGTGTTGTTTCGCACAGGCAAATGTGAGTTGCCCGTGGAAGATTTGCCTTTTATATTCGTAGATGACTATGTGCCTATGGTTACATGCATTCCCTTACTTTAGGAGCCAGTACTTTTTGACTTAATACTACTTGATATCCCATGCTGTCCCTAACTCTAACCCAGCTGTGTGAATGACCTCGACAAACATTTGGTTGATCCTGCAGCACAATATATACCACCCTAGAGAACCCTACTCTCATCAAAATCCAGGATATGCCTCATCTGACAGAATCTGTACAGAGTGAAAGATTCTCTTACCGTTTGTGTAGTAACCACTGTAGCAGGGACCTGTCGCACAGTAGCTGTAGCTGTTCCTAGCGTCAAGGGTGAGCCCGAGGCTCCAGGAGCCACTGTGATCCCCTTAGCACCAGCTACAACACTGGCAGCCATGGTCACTACATTAGCACATGAAGTCGCTGTGAGTGTTTTACTGCCAGTGGTGGTTGTCATCGTGATGGTCTGACCCTGTTTCTGTGGAATAACACCAAGACCTGGCATTATCCGAATGGTGGCGCCACTCTTGTCAGGTGAGGtcacggtggagaaggtcctAGATTTTTGGTCAGTCGTGACAGCCAATGTTGGCATCAGACGTATGGCTGTGTCTCCTGCAGCCTTCAACAAGGTGGAGGCAACGGGGCCTGCTTTAGTGGTCTGTACGTCACCAGTGCAGGATGTAGCACTGGGGGCGGTGGAAGGTGAATGGTGGGGCGGCGTCACATGGAGAGTGGCTGATATGCTCTTGCTGCCTGAGGTGGCAGTGCCCAGAAAGTCAGGAGTGAGTTTGACAGTTGCGACTGGGGATTTGGCAAGAGTTGCCATCATGTCTGGGGTAATTCTCAGCACCGTCTGGCCTTTAGCATCTGTGGTGATGGAGGATGGTGGAAGACGTAGGACATCTTTACCCTGAATGCGAAGGTTTGTAGCTGTTATTGGAATTCCTGCCCCTCCTGGAGTCTTCATTCCCAGTTGTCCTGTGATGGAcaccttggaaaaaaaaaaaaaaaaaaaaacatggaacaCATAAACCTTGTAATCATAAACATGGCGAATACTTTCAGCCTGGTCAAGACATTCTTGTAGTTCAAGACTGTTCAGAAAGGCTCTGCTTGTAGTCAACCTAACTGATCAAATATCCCACTTAAAACAAAAGGTTTCACCTGTTTGATGTTCGGGCTGGCAACTCCTTGCAGCACAGCAGGGGAAGCAGGGTTGTTAGCCGGGCTACCAGGTGATCCAGTTGGAGGTTTGGCCACAGttacagcagacacagacagagttgTCGGCACCTGAACTGGACTGCTAGCAGACTGACTCCTCAGAGGCACAGAAACCACTGTCTATTggtatacacagacacagacagaatcaAGCATACATCTACAATACGCAAAAGAAGTACAGATATTTACCTTACATTTAACTATTAGCTGGTTACCTGTGAAATGCCCTTGGCTGCCACTGACACTGGCATCCTGATCTGGTGAGGGGTCTGATGCACCAGTGTAGCCTGCTGATTTCCTGCTGAAGAGCCCAGACCAGCCTGAGCAGACACTACTCGCACCTGAGGGAGGGAGCCTGCCGCCAGGTGACTCACTATCCGAGCCGCATGCTGGGACGTGACTTGCTGTGAGGCCGGTGGACCAGCCTGACTGGTGGGTAAGATGGTCCCCAGCTGGGGCAAAGATGGAGGGGACACAAGAAGAACACTGGGAGAGCGAGAAGGGGCAGAACGAGATGACAAGAGTCTATTTCAAATTGCATAATTGCAACAtggatgtattttatatattggacaatataaataagaacaaaacattttgtgtcCCACTGACCCTGGGCTGGATTTCATTGTATCTGGGACTCCAGTTTTTGTTGGCGTGGTGGCTGCGCAGGGTAAGGGTGACTTAGGGGTTCCAGGTGTGTTTGGTGTGGGTGTTGTAGGGGTTGGCGACATGGGGTTGGAGCCTATATCCTGTCCTGCCTCCAGACATCCAGGGGTTTTACTGCCTCCGTCTTTACTTCCAGACTTCTACAACATATACAGGGATTGAGATTCATAATCAACAACTAAACTTAGGCACAATTAAAACTCCAAGTGGGAAAATGATAAATTCAACTATTGAAACACAACTTCAGGAGTGTTTTCTACACAGTAAAACAGCAAATGCAACTCAGAGTTTCTTCTGCAGTAAAACGGAGGCAGTGGACTCACAGGCTTAGATGTTGGTTTAGGTTTCTGCTGTAGAGCTTTTCTTGcttttgcagcagcagcttgagcCTGGTGGATCCTCTCTGGATGGGACAAAGAAAGAACACAACTGGTTTGAAGATCATGAAGTTTTGAAATTCAAcacattgtggttttaaaaactcCAAACTAACAACTGAAATCTATGCGTCTAGCAGAGCTAAAAGGGgttataagaaataaaatacatcttCTCTTCAGACAATAATAGACAATGAAACTAGACAAAAAGCCACATTCCTGGCTGCTTCCAGTCAAAAACTAAGATCTAAAATGCGtcagtattttcatttctgattGCTAGTAATTTCTTAATCAAGTAAATTGTTGCTTACCAAACTCCTCTTGACTGCGATGGCGGTGCAGGTAAATCCACAGTTTGCGGCCAATGTCATACTTTACACAGGGATCTTTCTCATAGTGAAGTCTATCCAGAGCCCCACTGACAACTGTGTTCACCTATGCGGAAAACAAAGCTCCTTACTCACAGGAAATGTCCCCACAAGGAAACAGCTTAAAGGCAGCATCTGCCTCTGCAAAGTAAGGTACACACAGAACTAACTCTTGTATAATGCTGCTGACATCTTAGTCAAATAACACGGCACACTGCCTGAgtaaactgaatgaataaaatcagaaaTGCAAAATCAATCACACCTGAGCACTAGTGACATCTGGAGCAAGAAACTGTGAGTCTTTCAACAGTTCACAGATCTCTGCCCTTGTTCCCTCTCCATTGGGTAACCTGGCTGCTGCATCCCGCACTACGGAGGAAAGAGGTCAGATAATTTTGTGACTGGTTTCTTCTGCACACACTTAAATAATTGGTTCCCCACAGCTTGAaaacagagtcagagtgaaACAGAAGGTCTAACCCAGAGAGAGAATGGTGACATATGGTGGCCGGTCTGAACGGAGCAGTGTGTGCTCCCTGGCTTTGTTGAGAGACATCTCCTTATCAAACACTCCTTTAACAGGTCCCACCACAGATTCAAAGCCGTGCATCCTAAAGGTGAAGGCTTTATGTGGCTGGTTGTATCGctgctgttcctaataaacaaacaagaagtgTGTTGGCTTAGAAAGTTCATGCACAGGGAAAATAGGCAAAATGTTGTAGAACAATATTCCAATAGCACAAACAAACCTGGACTTGAAACACTTGTCTTTCATCTCCAGTGCTGGGCC
Coding sequences within:
- the nfrkb gene encoding nuclear factor related to kappa-B-binding protein; the encoded protein is MDALTHMLTDALDPKEENDGQITEECMLGNCRVNLPEDLLEDPEIFFSVMSKSTWSEVLTDSQRQHLRQFLPQFPDNNVVEQDNTIGDLFNNKNFNFGNPLHLAQKLFRDGYFNPEVVKYRQLCAKSQRKRQLYSLQQYYHKLLKQILVSRKELLEFAVHNGLDFPPKRKVPNKSHAEMREPRVRRRLSRILKEVKTECGDSNASSDDDDISAWTPAPQSPSSPTPTVALRVLPSLSTQDMKTTEKIELGERDLKAMLHNHREKRKRQPDHPDLTTSDIHLGDILSRANFGRKGTMSLFDLSLPKKKMRDERRKKKMRTIKVESEDPFETLAPADNPSAPPANIINSLPDTPSTPLPNIKEEIVEECQSSPVTVEEIAVSFFSLLESILRTENLTSTSMLEEKVQMWQSSPASALNGWFSSASCWSDLVLQALQFLAGETKDGMMALPSGFSPFVEFADDSQQWRWIGPTQDTEKDLSALCQLWLDSKDLVVKTENEDMLEMTSPTPRVSTDYVVRPSTGDERQVFQVQEQQRYNQPHKAFTFRMHGFESVVGPVKGVFDKEMSLNKAREHTLLRSDRPPYVTILSLVRDAAARLPNGEGTRAEICELLKDSQFLAPDVTSAQVNTVVSGALDRLHYEKDPCVKYDIGRKLWIYLHRHRSQEEFERIHQAQAAAAKARKALQQKPKPTSKPKSGSKDGGSKTPGCLEAGQDIGSNPMSPTPTTPTPNTPGTPKSPLPCAATTPTKTGVPDTMKSSPGVLLVSPPSLPQLGTILPTSQAGPPASQQVTSQHAARIVSHLAAGSLPQVRVVSAQAGLGSSAGNQQATLVHQTPHQIRMPVSVAAKGISQTVVSVPLRSQSASSPVQVPTTLSVSAVTVAKPPTGSPGSPANNPASPAVLQGVASPNIKQVSITGQLGMKTPGGAGIPITATNLRIQGKDVLRLPPSSITTDAKGQTVLRITPDMMATLAKSPVATVKLTPDFLGTATSGSKSISATLHVTPPHHSPSTAPSATSCTGDVQTTKAGPVASTLLKAAGDTAIRLMPTLAVTTDQKSRTFSTVTSPDKSGATIRIMPGLGVIPQKQGQTITMTTTTGSKTLTATSCANVVTMAASVVAGAKGITVAPGASGSPLTLGTATATVRQVPATVVTTQTGKLPARITVPLSVLNQPLKSKSVVTTPIVKGSLNANISSLGRNIILTTMPAGTKLIAGNKPVSFVTAQQFQQLQQQGQATQVRIQTVQAQQLQQHMATGSPKSVSTVVVTTAPSPKCAPDPPPAPQQ